In Rhizoctonia solani chromosome 6, complete sequence, the sequence GTACAATaaggggatgcaacaagaggtaatcaacctgggtgttaccatggttggttggcctccttatatattacagaggtgactaattacaaaatCAATGTACATGTGAAAGGAAGCTAACTATTgtaaataagaaccctgctctgctagcagtcttactcatgcatatgagtcataacccatatctggaggggttattaccatatatatccactgtcaaagatatatatagtatatatgatgcacagtgatatatcaataatataagttgctgggggacgttgcactcccccgccccctagccgcgggccaatgttaattcccgcaggcaaggtctgaataatatattattatagaagagattatgtcatcccccccccacctcaaatctgtagtagtttagtatagtatttgataaaggactggagggggggaggtcatgtgacctggacttagagaatatcactaagtccagccatgttgaccataagtctcttatatgtgggaacctgggggttctgagtgaataagtgcgagtatatgcgtgtttccggtgaccgtagtgtgtaccatgagtgccctggtatgtgaatagagggcacaataggggtgtggctcatgacattgcccccccttttgcGCCTCTTTAGGGGACTTGAAGAGGTGCATATCTGTTAGAGTGAGACACACTCATATAAGCAGATTTCCCCTTTATtgtcttctttttctttcctggGGTTTTGATTTCAGTAGGTAGAGGCCCATTAGGGAACTCCTTTTTGAATCTCTCCATGATCTCAGGCAGTTGGGCAATCTTTTCAGCCCTCTCCATGGTATCCTCTAGctcatcatatcctttccatctgACCTGATATCTCAGCCCTTCTTTGTCCTGTCTCCATGCCACAATTTTTTCCACTTCatactcctcttctccttaCTCTGTTATGATGGGGGAGGTTTCACTTGTCTTCTGTGGAAGTCAGTGTCCTCTTTGAAGGGAGCCAGGAGGTTGAGAtggaagacattgtggatcttTATGGTGTTAGGAAGGTCTAGTCTGTAAGCATGGGATGAGATCTTTTCAGTGATAGTGAAGGGTCCGGCTTTTTTGTTGTCCAGCTTCTTTGCAGGTCTCTTTGTTTGGATGTTGGTGGTCATTAGCCACACTTTATCtcctactttgtattcctgtctgggtgccttttcctttgctttgTGGAACTCCATGGAGGCCTTGACTTCATCCCAGATTAGTTCCATCTGTTTGGTCATGTCTTCTGCATGTGGTACATTGGAGGTGGTAGGTGCAATACTCCATCTTGGGTGCATTCCATACACTGTCTCAAAGGCTGATTTGCCAGTTGTAGAGTTGACTTGATTGTTGTGACAGAACTCAGCTATAGGTAGCCACTTTGCCCAATCATCTTGTGCATAGTTGCAGTAGCTGCGCAAGAATCCCTCCAACCATTGGTTTGTTCTTTCTGCCAGGCCATCTGTCTCAGGGTGATAGGCAGTAGAGTATAGAGGCTTTATTTCCAATTTCTCATATAAGGCCCTTTGGAATTCATTGTTAAATACTCTGCCTCTATCTGAGATTGTTGTCCTAGGGGTACCATGCAGTTTCCATACTTCCTTGATAAAGATTTCAGCCATTTCCTTAGCATTGGTTTTTTCTATGCAAGGGATGAAATGGGCCTGCTTTGAAAAGCGGTCTATTACCACTAGAATACTGTCATATCCATTGGATAGTGGAAGTTTgactatcatgtcataggcaaTATCCTCCCAGGGCCTGCTTGGAATAGGTAGTGGTCTTATGGGGGCTGTATGTTTGTGGCCTTTACTCCTTTGACAGTTTTCACATGATTCCACATATCTGTTTACTTGGGctttcattcctggccaatagtaatctCTTGACAGGAGTTCCAAAGTATGTGCTTGCCCTTGATGGCCAGCAATGGGGGAGTCATGGTACTGTTCTAGGAGTTCAAGTCTGATAGCCTTGCTGTCTGGTACAAAGATTCTTTCCTCATACCataggagttcttctttcCATTGGTATTTAGTAAACTGTTTTGCTACACTAGGAGGAAGTTCTTCCTTGTGTTTGACAGTGGCAATCAGTGTTTGAATTGACTCATCTTCATCCTGAGCCTCTCTGATCTGAGAAATAATGTCTGTTGTTACCTCTGCCTTCATTACCAGGAAGTGTTTAGGATCAATCATTATCTGTTCCTTGTTGGGAATGTCTAAGTGATCAGGTCTTCTTGATAGGGCATCAGGCTTTTCAGACATCTTTCCAGGTCTGTAGACAATGTTGAAGTTGAAGGGTGCCAGGATTTGGTACCACTTTGCATGTTGCCTGTTGAAGGTGTGAGCTgtcttccagtattccaggtttttgTGATCAGTGTAGACTGTGATGGGCTCAGTTgtgccttccaggaaaagTCTCCAATGTTCCAGGGAAGTAATGATGGCTagtagctccttgtcatgtgtgtcatagttggTCTGGGCATCATCAAAGCTCTTTGATAGGAAGGCAATAGGGTGTAGGTAGCCATCAGTGTGTCTTTGGCTAAGGACAGCACCCATAGCTACTCCAGAGGCATCAGTTTCTAAGAAGTAAGGTTTCTGGGCATCAGGGTGAATAAGTACTGGGTCCTTTCCAATTTCCTCCTTGACTCTATCAAAGGCTTGCTGTTCAGCTTtaccccacttccactttACTTCCTGCCTGGTAAGTAGAGTTAGGGGTTTTACAATAGTGCTGAAGTCCTTGATAAAGCATCTGTAGAagtaggcaaatcctatgaAAGACTGCAGTTGCTTGACAGTCTTaggttccttccattcctgtactgccttgatcttttctttctccatGGAGATACCTTCTGGGGTAATCACAATGCCAATATAGGTCACTTCAGTGGTGTAGAATAGGCACTTTGCAAGTTTCAGGTACAGGTTGTTGTCCCTGATTCTTCTAAGTACTTCCCTGAGATGTTTGGTGTGTTCTTCTCTATTCCTAGAGTAGATCAGTATATCATCTAAGTAGATAATCACTGACACATCAATCATGTCATGGAAAATATGATTCATCAACCTCTGGAAGATTCAAGGGGCATTTCTCAAGCCAAAGGGCATCACACAATACAGAAAGAGACCATCCTTTGTCCTGaaagcagttttccattcctCTCCTGCCTTGATCCTGATGTTATTGTATCCTGACTTCAGATCAAGTTTGGAGAAAATCTTGGCATCCTTGACCTTTTCTAGAAGGTCAGACTGCAAGGGCATGGGGAATTGATCTGTgatggtgatgtcattgaTCTTCCTATAGTCCACTACTAGTCTCAGTCCCCCATCAGCTTTCCTCACAAAGAAGCATGGGGAAGCAATAGGAGAGTGACTTGGTTCAATTTTCCCATCCAATAGTTCCTTTTCCATATATTCCTTCATGGCTTTGGACTCTGCTGGAGACATGGGATAGGCTTTAGCAGGTTTTGGAAGGTCACTCCCTTCCTTGAAGTTAATGGAGCAGTCAAAGGATCTGTGTTGAGGGAGTTGTTTAAAGAGCTCTTCAGAGAATACATCTTGGAAGTCTTCTATCTCAGAAGGGAGTTCCAGTATCTCTGCCAGTTTTCCTTTCATAGGTTCCTCATCCTTGTAGCTTCATGAGAAATCCCTCCAGCAGATGGTAGGGTTGGCTTCTCTTAGCCAGGAGAGACCTAGGATGAGTGGAGTATCTCCTAGTGGCATAGCATAAAAGGTCTGTCTGAAAGTTCTCCCTTCAATGATAAGGTTTAAGATGGCCTTATATCAAATTTTTTCTTCTACTTCTTTCCCATCAATGGCTATGACTGTCCTAGGGGAGTGGAGCTCAACCAGAGGAATCTTGAGGTTCCTAGCAAAGGTAATATCCATGAAGTTTTGTGAAGAGCCAGAGTCAATAAGTGTTTTAATAGGGTCCATGATTCCCTCAATGGAAGTGTAAGTGGATAGAGTATCATTTGTTCCTTTCATAATATACACTTCATCACTATCCTCTGAGGGTTCTAGGGGAGTCTCTGACATGGTTACAGAGGCCCTTGGTAATTTTTTGACTCTATGGATTCACAATCCTCCTCTATCCTTTTCTCTGTCCCTATCTTTCCCAGTACTGGGTCAGGTTTGTAGAATTTCTCAGGGCATTGTTTTATCTTGTGAGTCTTGCTCCCACATTTTGGGCATTCACCTGCTTGGCTTCTCTTCAGAAAAGTCTCTGTAGGGAAACTCTCTGTAGGTCTATAGTTGTTGGTCCTTCCTTTCTTTAGGATACTAGGTGGTGTAGTAGTGTCCCTGATTGAAGCTGCCTGTTGAAGAATGTCATCAGTCCTGATGGCTACTTCAATGATTTGCTCCAAAGAGTAGTTGTCAATTTCAGGAGTAGTGATCTTCATGCGGATCAATTCTGACTGCAGGTTAATCTTGAGTCCCTTTTTGAAGGTGTCAATGAGAGCTTTCTCATCCCAATCAAGATCTTCCTTTAAAATTTGGAATTGACTGGCATAAATTTGTGCTGATCCAGTTTGTTTTAGGCTATTGATCTCCCTAATAGCCCTATCTCTTTTGGATGGATCACTGAAGTTGAGTAGGAATGCTGCTTTGAATGCATTCCATGATGTCAGGTACTCATGAGGTTCATCACTGAGATGTTTCTGCATCAGGGGACTGGCCCATTTGACTGGTTCACCCTCTCCCATATTGGTTAAGGTGGCCCTGATCTTTCTTTCATCAGTGAAGGTACCAGGGTACTCTTTGAAATACATTTCCATCTTCATGATGAATGTTTCAGCTTCAGTACCTCTTTTTCCATTGAAGACATTTGGCTGTTTAAGTCTGGCTTCCTTTGGGATGGAGGTTCTTCTGACTGGAGAAGACTGTCTCTGTCTAGAGAGGTGAAGACTATCACCATCCTCTTACTCACTGTTGCTCTCAGTCTCAGTTCTTTCTGTTTCTGGTTCTTTAGGTAGTCCTATCTTCCTGTCTACCCCCAAAATTGCTTCCAAAAGTCTTTCCTCCATGGTAGCTATTCTGGATTCCACATCTTGAAAGAGTTGAGGCAATGCATCCACCTTGTCTTGTAGCTCCCCTACTTGATTTACAAGGTGGTTATGGGCTGTTTGAGCTGCTCTTTGCTCCTCAGAGACTTCACCTAAGCTCCTTCTTATATAGTTGGTCTGTAGGTTGAGGTCTGCTACATCTCTGCCCACTTGTCTCAGGGCAGCTGCACTTTCAGAGCTATTAGCATGTATGTATTTGATAGGGCCCATCTTCAAGGCAATGTCATCTTTGATATCATTGATGGCACTGCTGATGGCTGCTTCTACCCTGATTTGAGGCATCACCTGATGGCTCTTGGCCTCATAGTCAGCTATAGCAGCCCTGGATAAAGGTAACCCCTGCATAGGTATCTGGGGTTGTGGTTGGTGTGCAATTAATGCTGCTGGCTGGTGACCCAGTGTTGGTTCCCCCAGCCTTTGGTCAAGCTCTACAGGGCTTGTTCTCCTACTAGATGTAATGGATGCAGGAATGCTCTGTAGGGCTGTTTCATGATACCCCATATTGGAAGTGCTTCTTGTTCTGGCTTGTCTTATGGTGGTACCAGTAAGGTTGTGTCTCCTAAGAGTGGTATCCCCTTCCTGGGCAGTAATGTCTTCTATAGTGACAGAAGATCTGTTGGAAGGCTGGATATGAGTGGCTGGTAGTGTAGGAGGTGTATCCTGTACTACTATGGGTTCTAAGCTAGAAGTGTCAGTAATCACAATGCTAGGGTGTTCTACTGTACTATCATCCTCAATCACAGTAGTTTCATCCTCAGAGCCAGGCATTGATCCTGGCATGACAGATTGTCCCCTTGCTGTATAGGTAGGAGAAGAGGCTCTAGAGGTTCCTACAGATGAGGTTCCTGAGATTCCCCTCCTTCTTGCTGGTCCTTCATCAAAGGTTGAAGATCAACTAGTTCTAGTAGGGTTTCTTCTAATATCTGCACCCCCTGGGGCACTGTCAGGTTCAGGAGTGGCAGACATGTGTTTCAAAGAAGTGTTTCCTTAAGATAAGGCTATCTTAATTGATAGTCAATGATACCTCAGTATCTTATTCAAATAGAATACTCAAAGAGCTTCTATTGATCAGAGcaaaaatagcgcaacccacaaagaGGTCTTTAGCTGTTTGCAAGTAAAGTAATGGACACCTAGGGTCCaagtgatgagaagactctgaTGGTACTTCTTATCACAAATCAGATAGAAGGGTCAGTGGAGACCCTtttgttgacagttgttgatagttgaatttgaAATTAATCACTCAGTTGCTCTTTTTCAGGTGTAGCAGCACCTGCTTGTCCCTATAGGttgtaagacaagggaaaacaagctggctttctaagcagcttgttctgcccctatatatacctgggcatcacttgggtctatatacatatttcaaattgaAGCACAGCCTCTCTGAGCcatagcacagcctcaagaagcaatatgagtcaaagaaccatgtggcagtgcttgattagccaatcagatgTCAAGAAATATACTGGTGAGGTGAGATCTTGGCggagttggttctatttttagcacatgatcacATGGAACACCgcttaagtatgactcatactcttggcacgcacagccacaatataagtatgactcatccaatttccttatatggtaatcctattccccaatccagCCCAGTTTTTCCCAGAGATCAAgcacagccatcatcatgtgattgtggcagtgcaggtactacttgatgactaagcatttgtcatcatGCAAAGTCATACTTGATTGGTCATCAATGAGTagatcatgtgatttgtCTGCTGACTCATCatagttcagctgactaagcttagtcatccatgcatttcatcttctttcctaatttggaaaggggattgccatttttggtaagtctatgttgcttagtctctatttgtcttgaaagtcttcttcaagttatgtcttttcctaattaggaaggtgagttaccataaatggtaatctgaagttgtgttgttgggacaatatgttgtgcatcattgatgtaggggcattagtcatccctacatcccctataggcaatacatatacacatatatatgtatatactgggtataggtaagcagcttgatttcaatgtcataacccatatctggaggggttattaccatatatatccactgtcaaagatatatatagtatatatgatgcacagtgatatatcaataatataagttgctgggggatgttgcactccccccgcccccctagccacgggccaatgttaatgcctgcaggcaaggtctgaataatacattattatagaagagattatgtcacccccccccacctcaaatctgtagtagtttagtatggtatttgataaaggactggagggggggaggtcatgtgacctggacttagagaatatcactaagtccagccatgttgaccataagtctcttatatgtgggaacctgggggttctgagtgaataagtgcgagtatatgcgtgtttccggtgaccgtagtgtgtaccatgagtgccctggtatgtgaatagagggcacaataggggtgtggctcatgacaatatgtgtcactgatgtgtcatagtgatgtcatcaggtggaggtggctatgtgtgctgaataAGTGCAgagggggacatggcttggcgcttagtgtgtggtataagcgccaagatcatgtgattgaaaatgttgtccatttgagtttgtttaaaatcaagaaaattggaataaattctgtggtattgattgtgtctacaacagcttGTACAATTggggggatgcaacaagaggtaattgacctgggtgttaccatggttggttggcctccttatatatcaCAAGGGAgatctatttacaaatacacaatatgcaatatcataaccaataagaaccctgctccacaagcagccttactcatgcatatgtgtcactgacatgtcataatgatgtcatcaggtggaggtggctatgtgtgctgagtaagcacagattgggatgtggcttggcgcttagcatatgatataagcgccaaagtcatgtgattgaaaattaagtccaattgcctttgtttaaatttgagaaaatggggatatattccctggtatcaagtgtgtctacaacaatttCAACTTGTCCATGTATCATTACATAATTGAGTAACTTACAGGCCAAAACCTGCCCCTCCTTTCTTACATGTAAATAACCACTGTAAATATTGTTTGTAACTATTTATGTAAGTATCTTTGGATTTCTAATGGTACCCTAATACTGTTTTGTTACACAGTTATAATGCTTGCACTATCCAGACACTTGGGGACCAATTTCTGAGCTGTGGTGATTGTGCCATCACTTTGCTCTCAAAGCACTGTAGATATCCTTGTCAGCTTATGATCTTATTGTGTGACCCATAGAAACACTTGTTCAAGCTTGCAATTCAGGTTGCACTCACGTTTGATTTTTGAGCAATTATGCCCCAATAAAAATACTTGTGCAAGCTTCCCTCAACCAAAACATTGTTGTTGTCTAAATTGTCCAAGTGTTTGCCCTCCACATCTGGTGCCTCTATCTCATTGGAATAGCTGTTGGAGTTTCTTAGATTTTGGTGGCATATTCAATGTTTGGCACACAAGTACCAGGTAAGTGCTCAGAATTTTCATTACATTACTTCCAAATCAGACTTTGAATATTTGTAACTTCACTTCCTTGAATATTGATACTAATACTATCTACTTTACATCTACAGCCCAACCCCTGTCAAAAATTGAGGTCACGTGACGGCTCTTTAGGAGGACCCTAGATTCTGCCTCCGGCAGAGGCGGGGAAGTGGTGACAGGCACTGTATGCTCACCCTAACCCGAACGAATGGAGCTATTCGGGGATACAAGGGGCGCTGGCGTTTGTGAGCGACAAGGTGCGAGGAGGGTTCTGGTGGAGAGTGGTAGATCTACAGGTGTGCTTAGAGTTGGTCCATCCTTGCTTGAGATTAACGGAACGGCTGGTAGGGCACACGCGGTATCGTCTGGGAACACGAAGTCTACGAGCCGATACTTTACACCCAGGGCCGACCTTTCCTCCACTCGTTTGCAGGCGATGTGGGTACATTGGGCTACGCGGCCAGCTGCGGTGGATGATCATCACAGCCCGTGGTTGGTGGGCACGATGGGCTGACGTGAGACCAGGAATGCATGATTGGGTTCTCGTTTCCTAACGAGGGCGAAGCGTTGACGATGTACAAGAAGTTCGAAAAACGCGGCAAGCTCTCGACTGGGGGTGAGTGATTCGTATCGCGCGATCCGCGCGTGAGGCCTTACGATGAATTTGATTACAGGCAAAGCGAGAGCACAACCCGCGATACCATCGACTCCTACTCGGTCGAAAACAAAGAGCAAGAAGGGCAAGATTGACAAATCGCTGATATCTGCACCGTCGGGATTCCATCATGTTGCTCACATGGGCTACGACGCGGAGGGCGGGTTCACATCTGCTGGTCTTGATCCATCCTGGCAGGCACTTTTAGAAAGCCTAGGTCAATATGGCGTTAGTAAGAATGACCTACAAGGAAACGAGGACTTTATTCGCGGCTTCGTGGAGGAATATCGTGCACAGGTATGTGCCGCGACGCGTTGATTGTGTTTGGGGACTAACTGTCGCGACAGGAGAAAGCACAAGTCCCTACCAAAGCCGCTCCGCCTCCCGTAAATCCGCGTGGAGGCGGGAAGAAACCCCCTCCTCCGCCTGCTCCTGTCCGCAAACGTGGTGCCGAGACACGGGAAAGTATCAGCAGCCTTCCTCCTGCGACTCCGGTAGAAGCATTCACTCCTACCCCTGCCCCTGCACCTCCGAGTAACGCACCTCCACGCCCTCCAAGTGCTCCACCGCCGCGTCCGCCTACTAGCGCacctcccccacctccagCCGCGCCACCCCCACGACCGCCTACAAGCGCTCCTCCTCCACCGCCAGGTAAGATATACTCTCCCATATTGCATCGTTGTTTTCTTACCTTTCGCTTTCAGctgcccctcctccacccgCACCCCCCGCTTCAGCCCCACCCCGTCCTCCGGTTGCTCCTCCCCCGCCTCCAGCTCCCCCTGCGAGTCGCAACGcgccaccgccaccacctcctcctCCAGGCAAGTTGATTTGTTGCCTGCGCAGTTTTAGTCATAACATATTTTTATTTCATAGCCGGCGCGCCTCCTCCGcccccaccacctccacctcccatGGGTGCGCCACCGCcaccccctcctcccccacccGGTAAGTATTACCTTTCTCGAGCCAAATGTAGGCTCACTCAAACATATGCGTATTAGCTGGCATTCCGCCGCCGCCACCGCCCCCTCCTGGTGCtccgcctccacctccacctcctggTGCCCCTCCACCACCGCCATCAGGTAAATCACTACTCTCACAGTTCTGTGTATTTACTCATAGCCATCCTAGGAAATGCCCCGGGAAGCATGCCAACCGCTCAACCTGGTCGTGCAGATTTGTTAGCTTCGATTCAAGGCAAGGGTATTCATTCTCTCCGAAAGGTAAATTCCAGTACCGTGTTATTTGCGTCACCCCCTCACTAATCTCCTCTCAGGCCCCAGTGGCCGACGAAGGAAGTTCGAGCGCCGGGACAGCTGCAGCAGCCGCAGTCGGAGGAGCGGCAGTAGGCGCAGCAGCTGCTTCGGGCGGAGGTGACTTGGCCAGCGCCTTGgttgctgccttgacgcaaAGGAATAAGGCGATTGGGGATAGCAgtgacgaagaggaagatgatGACTGGGATGACTAGAAGGAGAATGCGAAATGTAGAATGTATCGTATACCCCCTCTAATAGGACCGGATATTGGATTTCTGCGTTGCGTGGATTCGGTGGCTGGGCCTGGCAAGTTGTTAACGTGGCGGTCGTTTAACTAAATTGGTTGGGCTTCAAATAGGCGATCGCCTATACATTCGTGCTCCCTCTCGGCGCTGCTACTAATCTGTTCGTAATTCATCCACGCCGCCCCAAGTGTGATCGACACTGCCGCCGGCTCATCACTCGTATTACCAATCCGGTGACTTCGGGGTCGTGCAGTTCACCGAACCAACGCCGCCAAACGCACCACTACATCCAGCCACTATCTGATAAAATTCTGAATCCTAGGCACGAAGATAAACCCAACATCACGAGGCACCGAGTCGTCATTTCCGGACCACGACAAGATGGAAACAAGTTACAAACCTCATTCGGTATGTTTCGGGTTCTCCAAGCTGTTTTTGTGCACTATACTTATGGATAGATAGTATAGTCGCTCAACAGCGTTACCGAGCTTACCTCCAGGGGTAAATTAGATTTAATTTCAACCGAGTGGCTCATTAAGGATTGCTTTCTTATTAGATCTCTTTGGCGCCTATTGGTGGACAAGCAGGTCTAAAGCAGTGGGTTTGGGGATTATCATCCACTCCGGCCCCGCACTATTCCCCGGAAGCTATTGAATTTTGTCAAAAGCGATGGGAAACAAAGTGGAGTTATTACAAGAAGACACAGCAGGAGGAGCACTCGCTTTCAACGTTGGGGAAACAGGCGTTGTTCGCACATGTCCAACATCTGGTAGGCTAAATTGTCTTCCTCTATACTGAGAGCCATCCTAATGTATTTGAGTGTGTAGGAAGAAGAGTTATCTAGGTTACAGTCTAGGTTCACCGAGATGGACACTTCCGAGGTGGGTTTCTTGCTAGCGGGGTTGCTTAGTGGCTATATGAAAAAACATGGGGTCAGGCTTCAGCAGAAATGGCATGCGGAGTACAATTTGTGCTTTCGTTGATTGAAAGTCAAACACCCGCGCTTTTTAGACTTGTGAGTTTTTCTTCTCTCTCTTCATTTCGAGCTGACCCTTGAAACACCATAGAAAGCGGCCGAGATGGATAGTGTATGTGCTCCTTTCTATTACTGGCTTGTGGTGTTCACTCCCGCGATGAACAGGTGGCTGAACCTCTGGAAGTATTAAAGAATGAAGTCAGTGGTTTTTTAAAAATTCTCTTGCCGGCCTCGCTTAACGGGCATTAATTCTAGGTCAAATTAATCGACCAAGTGTACCAGTTTGCTATCCAATCCCTAGATACCATCACAAGACTTCGTATGCAACAAGTTCTCGAAATGCGTGCGGTAATTGCATTCCGTCTGTTGATCACCAGCTCGCTCTTATATATTATGGAACAGACAATGGATCCAGACCTAGAGTCGGCTCGTTCCATCTCAGTTCGCTCGGAGCTCGAAGACCACAAAGGTGATTCGGCCTCGGATAGACGAGAGGCCTCCATCCCAAGTGCATCAATTAAAGAGTCGTCAGGTCAGGATATGTCAGATCCCGCTCCGGGTCCTTCTCGAATCGTGCCCAACGAGCGAACAATACCTCCAAATGGTGTAGTGATGGACGAAAAAGGGATAATACAAAGAGGGCCGAATTATTTCAGCTATCCGCCGAATACTAATGGCACGGCCACTGTCACTCGTGGGTCAGACCGTCCACCAGTCCCAGCTCCACCTGTCACACAGGCCCTGAGTACTGCAGCGTCTCATCGGTACGTCGTGCACTCAACCCAAACTGTGGTCCATCTCTGATTGAAAACGTCAATCGAACAGTGCCACTCTCCTCTCGCTCAGTGCCATCTCCTTTTTTGGCGCTGGCATGGCCTGGGCAACGGTATTCTCGGGTACTCGTGGAGATTTAGTACTCGTCTCATGGGCAGCCAGTTGCTTTATTGTCGCCACCGCAACTGCCGCATGCGGAACATCGCTGTTGGATGCGGATGGAACACTTGTCGAAAGGTTTATGGCCGTTCGCTGGGCTGTTCGTATCCTTTCTTTGTGTGCTACCATCCATGTGTTTGTGGGGATTATGTTGGTTAGCGCTGCTATACTTATTTTAGATCCGAACACGGATGCACCAACAGGGGGAACAAATGGCCTGCGGTTTAATGTTGTCGCCGAACGGGTGGTTGGGGGGTATTCTCTGGTGATTTGTGGGATAGCGGTCTTGTTGACGTTCATTGTACAGCGGAGATACAGTCGTAGGACTTGGTTTTCGATATAATCTACCATAGTCTATGACAAGTTTACAATTTATCGATTGTAGATTACTTAGTTCTCTCGACCAGAAATTGGCTGTACCAGTGCATAACTTGTTACATTCTTTGCCCCTTTCCCATTGTGCAAAGCGCCTCCGGACCTCCTCTGCAAATCGAACGAATGACTCTGATTTCAATACCTCAAGGCTGTCTGATATCGATCCTCCCCATGCATGCACACATGTGTTAAACcagataataatcaaacagttTATTCTGTAAATAAGTGCAGTTAATGAAGCGAAACTGAGCTCAATAAAAGGCCCTTTGACAGACTAAGAGATGGATGATGAAAACCACTTGCTTGACTGCGGTAAATGTTCGACTCTTTTACACTAAGTACAAGAGATATCTCCGAGGAATAAAAGCCCTCAGAGTGCATATGAGAAAAGGATATACGGAAGATACAGGAGAACAACCGTATGGACACCTATGGGGATGTTTCGAATTAAGTGCATATGAGGGAAATGTATGCGAGGTATATCCGCATGATCGTAATTATGGCGCGACTA encodes:
- a CDS encoding Retrotransposable element Tf2 protein, with the protein product MPGSMPGSEDETTVIEDDSTVEHPSIVITDTSSLEPIVVQDTPPTLPATHIQPSNRSSVTIEDITAQEGDTTLRRHNLTGTTIRQARTRSTSNMGYHETALQSIPASITSSRRTSPVELDQRLGEPTLGHQPAALIAHQPQPQIPMQGLPLSRAAIADYEAKSHQVMPQIRVEAAISSAINDIKDDIALKMGPIKYIHANSSESAAALRQVGRDVADLNLQTNYIRRSLGEVSEEQRAAQTAHNHLVNQVGELQDKVDALPQLFQDVESRIATMEERLLEAILGVDRKIGLPKEPETERTETESNIRRTSIPKEARLKQPNVFNGKRGTEAETFIMKMEMYFKEYPGTFTDERKIRATLTNMGEGEPVKWASPLMQKHLSDEPHEYLTSWNAFKAAFLLNFSDPSKRDRAIREINSLKQTGSAQIYASQFQILKEDLDWDEKALIDTFKKGLKINLQSELIRMKITTPEIDNYSLEQIIEVAIRTDDILQQAASIRDTTTPPSILKKGRTNNYRPTESFPTETFLKRSQAETPLEPSEDSDEVYIMKGTNDTLSTYTSIEGIMDPIKTLIDSGSSQNFMDITFARNLKIPLVELHSPRTVIAIDGKETDLLCYATRRYSTHPSYKDEEPMKGKLAEILELPSEIEDFQDVFSEELFKQLPQHRSFDCSINFKEGSDLPKPAKAYPMSPAESKAMKEYMEKELLDGKIEPSHSPIASPCFFVRKADGGLRLVVDYRKINDITITDQFPMPLQSDLLEKVKDAKIFSKLDLKSGYNNIRIKAGEEWKTAFRTKDGLFLEEHTKHLREVLRRIRDNNLYLKLAKCLFYTTEVTYIGIVITPEGISMEKEKIKAVQEWKEPKTVKQLQSFIGFAYFYRCFIKDFSTIVKPLTLLTRQEVKWKWGKAEQQAFDRVKEEIGKDPVLIHPDAQKPYFLETDASGVAMGAVLSQRHTDGYLHPIAFLSKSFDDAQTNYDTHDKELLAIITSLEHWRLFLEGTTEPITVYTDHKNLEYWKTAHTFNRQHAKWYQILAPFNFNIVYRPGKMSEKPDALSRRPDHLDIPNKEQIMIDPKHFLVMKAEVTTDIISQIREAQDEDESIQTLIATVKHKEELPPSVAKQFTKYQWKEELLWYEERIFVPDSKAIRLELLEQYHDSPIAGHQGQAHTLELLSRDYYWPGMKAQVNRYVESCENCQRSKGHKHTAPIRPLPIPSRPWEDIAYDMIVKLPLSNGYDSILVVIDRFSKQAHFIPCIEKTNAKEMAEIFIKEVWKLHGTPRTTISDRGRVFNNEFQRALYEKLEIKPLYSTAYHPETDGLAERTNQWLEGFLRSYCNYAQDDWAKWLPIAEFCHNNQVNSTTGKSAFETVYGMHPRWSIAPTTSNVPHAEDMTKQMELIWDEVKASMEFHKAKEKAPRQEYKVGDKVWLMTTNIQTKRPAKKLDNKKAGPFTITEKISSHAYRLDLPNTIKIHNVFHLNLLAPFKEDTDFHRRQVKPPPS
- a CDS encoding WH1 domain is translated as MFGTQVPGALAFVSDKVRGGFWWRVVDLQGTRGIVWEHEVYEPILYTQGRPFLHSFAGDECMIGFSFPNEGEALTMYKKFEKRGKLSTGGKARAQPAIPSTPTRSKTKSKKGKIDKSLISAPSGFHHVAHMGYDAEGGFTSAGLDPSWQALLESLGQYGVSKNDLQGNEDFIRGFVEEYRAQEKAQVPTKAAPPPVNPRGGGKKPPPPPAPVRKRGAETRESISSLPPATPVEAFTPTPAPAPPSNAPPRPPSAPPPRPPTSAPPPPPAAPPPRPPTSAPPPPPAAPPPPAPPASAPPRPPVAPPPPPAPPASRNAPPPPPPPPGKLISGAPPPPPPPPPPMGAPPPPPPPPPAGIPPPPPPPPGAPPPPPPPGAPPPPPSGNAPGSMPTAQPGRADLLASIQGKGIHSLRKAPVADEGSSSAGTAAAAAVGGAAVGAAAASGGGDLASALVAALTQRNKAIGDSSDEEEDDDWDD